One genomic window of Polyangium aurulentum includes the following:
- a CDS encoding zinc metalloprotease, producing MKRAHHFVALGGLFFGAVILGGGCAVGAPEDAVDEDLVGDEVPTEAQAAHPGRACGVADLPADELQRVEQEFARIKVVRPSNAFTTPTTIPVYFHVINKGTGISNGDIPQSQIDAQMTVLTNAYASAGFKFQLMAVDRTTNSTWYTMGHGSSAESQAKSALRKGGKDALNIYTANLGGGLLGWATFPADYTSSPSKDGVVLLYSSVPGGTAAPYNEGDTGTHEVGHWLGLYHTFQGGCASPGDSVSDTPAEASAASGCPTGRDTCGGTGLDPITNFMDYTDDKCMNTFSPGQITRMQTQWDTYRAGGSVPPPSGTCAHDKCVTGAALDAAACGDVVKSVCAANSACCTTAWDSTCVAQVYSVGKSAACTMGSCTHSACTTGAKLVKGCDGATGVTTTICNADSYCCNTGWDSTCVSEVASIAGKTCN from the coding sequence ATGAAACGAGCCCATCATTTCGTTGCCCTCGGGGGCCTCTTTTTCGGAGCCGTGATTCTTGGTGGTGGTTGCGCCGTCGGGGCGCCGGAGGACGCCGTCGACGAGGATCTCGTGGGCGACGAGGTCCCGACGGAAGCGCAGGCCGCTCATCCCGGGCGCGCGTGTGGCGTGGCGGATCTCCCCGCGGACGAGCTGCAGCGTGTCGAGCAGGAGTTCGCGCGAATCAAGGTGGTTCGCCCGAGCAACGCCTTCACGACCCCCACCACGATCCCCGTGTACTTCCACGTGATCAACAAGGGCACGGGCATCTCGAACGGCGACATCCCGCAGAGCCAGATCGACGCGCAGATGACGGTGCTCACCAACGCGTACGCGAGCGCCGGGTTCAAGTTCCAGCTCATGGCGGTCGACCGGACGACGAACTCGACCTGGTACACGATGGGCCACGGCTCGTCGGCGGAGTCGCAGGCCAAGTCGGCGCTTCGCAAGGGCGGCAAGGACGCGCTCAACATCTACACGGCGAACCTCGGCGGCGGCCTCCTCGGCTGGGCGACGTTCCCCGCGGATTACACCAGCTCGCCCAGCAAGGACGGCGTCGTGCTCCTCTATTCCTCCGTCCCCGGCGGGACCGCGGCGCCCTACAACGAGGGCGACACCGGCACGCACGAGGTCGGGCACTGGCTGGGCCTCTACCACACGTTCCAGGGCGGCTGCGCGTCCCCGGGTGATTCCGTGTCGGATACGCCGGCCGAGGCCTCGGCGGCCAGCGGCTGCCCGACGGGCCGCGACACCTGCGGCGGCACGGGCCTCGACCCGATCACCAATTTCATGGACTACACCGATGACAAGTGCATGAACACGTTCTCGCCGGGCCAGATCACCCGCATGCAGACCCAGTGGGACACGTATCGCGCCGGGGGCAGCGTGCCGCCGCCCTCCGGTACGTGCGCGCATGACAAGTGCGTCACCGGCGCGGCGCTGGATGCAGCGGCGTGCGGAGATGTCGTCAAGTCCGTCTGCGCCGCCAACTCGGCTTGCTGCACGACGGCCTGGGACAGCACCTGCGTGGCCCAGGTGTACAGCGTCGGCAAGAGCGCCGCATGCACGATGGGCTCCTGCACGCATAGCGCGTGCACCACCGGCGCCAAGCTCGTCAAGGGCTGCGACGGTGCGACCGGCGTCACGACGACCATCTGCAATGCGGACTCGTATTGCTGCAACACCGGGTGGGACAGCACCTGCGTGAGCGAGGTCGCGAGCATCGCCGGCAAGACCTGCAACTGA
- a CDS encoding 2Fe-2S iron-sulfur cluster-binding protein encodes MPKIKFIEADGKEHEVEAQEGESVMQAAMDNLVPGIIAECGGFASCATCHGYVDEAWLKKLPPPDAAEEGMIACAYHVQPNSRLTCQLKVTPALDGLVIRLPVSQTSE; translated from the coding sequence ATGCCGAAGATCAAATTCATCGAAGCGGACGGCAAGGAGCACGAGGTCGAGGCGCAGGAGGGGGAGTCCGTCATGCAGGCGGCAATGGACAACCTCGTGCCAGGAATCATCGCCGAGTGCGGAGGTTTCGCGAGCTGCGCGACCTGCCACGGCTACGTCGACGAGGCATGGCTGAAGAAGCTCCCCCCGCCCGATGCGGCAGAAGAGGGGATGATCGCGTGCGCCTATCACGTCCAGCCCAACAGCCGTCTGACCTGTCAGCTCAAGGTGACGCCCGCGCTGGATGGCCTCGTGATTCGTCTCCCCGTCTCGCAGACCAGCGAGTGA
- a CDS encoding LysR family transcriptional regulator produces the protein MKKSRSRGFDRHSLDGLGVLRAVVQAGSFVRAGEALGLTQSAVSRAVARLEDRVGVRMFRRTARSISLTEEGLRFYESVAPHLAAIEDATIEAGGSSTKVRGRLRVNVDGSIGQFVLTPRLEPFLAQHPDLSVEIAVRDRMGDLVRDGFDVSVRFGIPEPSALKSRLLMRTRIVTCASPAYVARHGMPRRPSDIEKHPCILMRDPSTGSHFGWEFVRGKKVVPVNASGQLMVNGVGPLLAACLAGQGIAQLLELYTRELLADGRLVQVLPEWAEETYPLYAYHHSAQLMSAKVRAFLDFVVALTRE, from the coding sequence ATGAAGAAAAGTAGGTCTCGCGGGTTCGATAGGCATTCGCTGGACGGCCTCGGCGTCCTCCGCGCGGTCGTCCAGGCGGGGAGCTTCGTGCGCGCGGGGGAGGCGCTCGGCTTGACGCAATCCGCGGTCAGTCGTGCGGTCGCGCGCCTCGAGGACCGGGTGGGCGTGCGCATGTTCCGTCGCACCGCCCGCTCCATCTCGCTGACGGAAGAAGGTCTTCGGTTCTACGAGTCGGTCGCGCCCCACCTGGCCGCCATCGAGGATGCGACGATCGAGGCGGGAGGCTCCTCGACGAAGGTTCGCGGTCGCCTGCGCGTGAACGTCGATGGGAGCATCGGGCAATTCGTGCTGACGCCTCGCCTGGAGCCGTTCCTCGCGCAGCACCCCGACCTCTCCGTGGAGATCGCCGTACGCGATCGAATGGGCGACCTGGTCCGGGACGGCTTCGACGTCAGCGTCCGATTTGGTATTCCGGAGCCGTCAGCGCTGAAGTCTCGCCTGCTCATGCGCACGCGCATCGTCACCTGCGCATCGCCGGCGTACGTCGCGCGTCACGGGATGCCGCGCCGTCCGAGCGACATCGAGAAGCATCCGTGTATCCTGATGCGAGATCCATCCACGGGGAGCCATTTCGGATGGGAGTTCGTGCGCGGGAAGAAGGTCGTCCCCGTGAACGCGTCTGGACAGCTCATGGTGAACGGAGTCGGTCCGCTCCTCGCAGCGTGCCTCGCGGGACAAGGAATCGCGCAGCTACTCGAGCTCTACACGCGCGAGCTGCTGGCCGACGGGCGGCTCGTTCAAGTGCTGCCGGAGTGGGCCGAGGAGACGTATCCCCTTTACGCGTACCATCATTCCGCGCAGCTCATGTCGGCCAAGGTCCGCGCCTTCCTGGATTTCGTCGTCGCATTGACGCGCGAGTAG
- a CDS encoding aldo/keto reductase yields the protein MTTTNQERLGKSGPSVFPIALGCMGMGAGSWYGAGDEAESIATIHEALERGVNILDTGDFYGMGKNELLVGKALQGRRDKALLSVKFGALRGPDGALLGHDTRPAATKNFLAHSLSRLGVDHIDIYRPARLDPHVPIEDTVGAIADMVKAGYVRYIGLSEVGAETIRRAAKVHPICDLQIEYALVSRSVEASIIPALRELGIAMTAYGVLSRGLLTGSKPSGKGDVRAHMPRFVAGNAERNQPLVDALARMAAEKGVSPAQLAIAWVRAKGAAQSVTIVPTMGARTRKQLADTLSSLDVSLDASEVAALEAAVPASEVAGTRYAEAMMATLDSEK from the coding sequence ATGACCACGACGAACCAAGAGAGACTGGGCAAGAGCGGTCCTTCGGTGTTTCCCATCGCCCTCGGGTGCATGGGCATGGGCGCCGGGAGCTGGTACGGGGCAGGGGACGAGGCCGAGAGCATCGCGACCATCCACGAGGCCCTCGAGCGCGGCGTGAACATCCTCGACACGGGCGACTTCTACGGCATGGGGAAGAACGAGCTGCTCGTCGGCAAGGCGCTGCAAGGTCGCCGCGACAAGGCGCTGCTCAGCGTGAAGTTCGGAGCGCTCCGCGGACCGGACGGCGCGCTCCTCGGGCACGACACGCGTCCTGCTGCGACGAAGAACTTCCTCGCGCATAGCTTGTCGCGCCTCGGCGTCGATCACATCGACATCTACAGGCCAGCGCGCCTCGATCCTCACGTGCCGATCGAGGACACGGTGGGCGCCATCGCCGACATGGTGAAGGCGGGCTACGTCCGCTACATCGGCCTGTCCGAGGTCGGCGCCGAGACGATCCGGCGCGCGGCGAAAGTCCATCCGATCTGCGACCTGCAGATCGAGTACGCGCTGGTGAGCCGCAGCGTGGAAGCGAGCATCATCCCGGCGCTGCGCGAGCTCGGGATCGCGATGACCGCGTACGGCGTCCTGTCCCGCGGGTTGCTCACGGGCTCGAAGCCCTCGGGCAAAGGCGACGTTCGCGCGCACATGCCGCGCTTCGTCGCGGGCAACGCCGAGAGGAACCAGCCGCTCGTCGACGCGCTTGCACGCATGGCAGCGGAGAAGGGCGTGTCCCCCGCGCAGCTCGCCATCGCGTGGGTCCGCGCGAAGGGCGCGGCGCAGAGCGTGACGATCGTCCCGACCATGGGTGCTCGCACGCGCAAACAGCTCGCGGACACGCTGTCGAGCCTCGATGTCTCCCTCGACGCGTCGGAGGTCGCCGCGCTCGAGGCCGCGGTGCCCGCGAGCGAGGTCGCCGGCACGCGCTACGCGGAAGCCATGATGGCGACGCTCGACAGCGAGAAGTGA
- a CDS encoding cytochrome P450 produces the protein MLEDPHARMRSLVLEAPPIFFSPFNGGQWFVTRKKIIMDITLNPEVYSNSFLAGTTSGGHAGEQEKQQEGFKLLPIALDPPQHTAYRAPLNGPLAAKSVAALETAIRTMTNELIDKVLAAGRCDFFSEIAEPLPVTLFMKLAGMPTDRLAEFRHLATQATSATVDPATRASTFKSIAGILTETIKVRQEKREDDLISRLLDANINGRNPTFQEMLGYSVTLFLGGLETVVNALSFGVRHLARDQVLQEKLRADPSLLPGAIEELLRLHGVASTPRRVMRDVVCHGVQLKKDDMVLLLLPAANYDDAAFPNPEEFVIGRTEPHMTFNTGPHRCVGLNLARLEMKVFYQEWLKRVPPFRLDPQAPPRFMGGFNLAITTLPLVWD, from the coding sequence ATGCTCGAGGATCCGCACGCCCGGATGCGCTCCCTCGTCCTCGAGGCCCCGCCCATCTTCTTCTCCCCGTTCAATGGGGGGCAATGGTTCGTGACCCGGAAGAAGATCATCATGGACATCACGCTGAACCCGGAGGTCTACAGCAACAGCTTCCTCGCGGGCACGACCTCGGGCGGCCATGCGGGGGAGCAGGAGAAGCAGCAGGAGGGCTTCAAGTTGCTGCCCATTGCGCTGGATCCGCCGCAGCACACGGCCTACCGGGCACCGCTCAACGGGCCGCTGGCGGCGAAATCCGTTGCCGCGCTCGAGACGGCAATCCGGACCATGACGAACGAGCTCATCGACAAGGTGCTCGCCGCGGGGCGCTGCGACTTCTTCTCGGAGATCGCCGAGCCACTGCCCGTCACTTTGTTCATGAAGCTGGCCGGCATGCCCACCGACCGCCTGGCGGAGTTCCGTCACCTGGCCACGCAGGCGACGTCTGCCACGGTGGATCCCGCGACTCGCGCGAGCACCTTCAAAAGCATCGCGGGGATCCTGACCGAGACCATCAAGGTCCGGCAGGAGAAGCGCGAGGATGATCTGATCAGCCGGCTGCTCGACGCGAACATCAACGGCCGCAATCCCACGTTCCAGGAGATGCTGGGCTACAGCGTCACCCTGTTTCTCGGGGGGCTCGAGACCGTGGTGAATGCCCTGAGCTTCGGCGTCCGGCACCTGGCGCGCGATCAGGTGTTGCAGGAGAAGCTCCGCGCCGACCCGAGCCTCCTGCCCGGCGCCATCGAGGAGCTGCTGCGGCTCCATGGCGTCGCGTCCACGCCCCGGCGGGTGATGCGCGACGTGGTCTGTCATGGCGTGCAGCTCAAGAAAGACGACATGGTGCTGTTGCTGCTGCCCGCGGCCAATTACGACGACGCGGCGTTCCCCAACCCCGAAGAGTTCGTCATTGGCCGGACGGAGCCACACATGACGTTCAACACGGGTCCGCACCGGTGCGTCGGTCTGAATCTCGCCCGCCTGGAGATGAAGGTGTTCTACCAGGAGTGGCTGAAGCGCGTGCCGCCGTTCCGTCTGGATCCCCAGGCGCCGCCGCGGTTCATGGGTGGCTTCAACCTGGCAATCACGACCCTGCCGCTGGTCTGGGATTGA
- a CDS encoding ThuA domain-containing protein codes for MRGSSALQLATLIFVLVSGCGDGGGTATGGSGAGASATGSGQGGAGQGGNENVGGSFVGSGGMSSGTGGGGPEVCDGIDNDNDGTIDNVDVGNDGICDCLRIATLGLAGMWGNGDVFAAWLDARSDNGAVSLNDAELTKDLLDKYQVIVAQDLSKMNRTYSAAEVAALSDWVKAGGGFMTLIGYGDPTERANVNTLLGAYGMSYGEQQILPKNGGATIPVKSWVSHPVTKGVSQIGVDNGYPVQGMGQTLATEQGYDLLKAQEVGSGHVLMWGDEWLTYDSEWTGHPEYQLELFWLNAIKWLTPAKNCQVTIPTPT; via the coding sequence ATGCGAGGTTCTTCTGCTCTTCAACTGGCCACCTTGATTTTCGTGCTCGTCTCCGGCTGCGGAGACGGCGGCGGGACGGCGACCGGCGGATCGGGCGCTGGCGCGAGCGCGACCGGCTCGGGACAAGGCGGCGCGGGACAAGGCGGCAACGAAAACGTGGGAGGGAGCTTCGTCGGAAGTGGTGGCATGAGCAGCGGCACGGGCGGCGGCGGGCCCGAGGTTTGCGACGGCATCGACAACGACAACGACGGGACGATCGACAACGTCGACGTGGGCAACGACGGCATCTGCGATTGCCTGCGCATCGCGACGCTCGGGCTGGCCGGCATGTGGGGCAATGGTGATGTATTCGCCGCGTGGCTCGACGCGCGGAGCGACAATGGCGCCGTCTCCCTGAACGACGCGGAGCTCACGAAGGATCTGCTCGACAAGTATCAGGTCATCGTGGCGCAGGACCTGAGCAAGATGAACCGCACGTACTCGGCCGCCGAGGTCGCCGCATTGAGCGATTGGGTGAAGGCTGGGGGCGGCTTCATGACGCTCATCGGATATGGCGATCCGACCGAGCGGGCGAACGTGAACACGTTGCTCGGAGCCTATGGCATGAGCTACGGCGAGCAGCAGATTCTACCGAAGAACGGGGGAGCGACCATCCCCGTCAAGAGCTGGGTGTCACACCCCGTGACGAAGGGCGTGAGTCAGATCGGCGTCGACAATGGGTATCCGGTCCAGGGAATGGGGCAAACCCTCGCCACGGAGCAAGGGTACGACCTGCTGAAGGCGCAGGAGGTCGGCAGCGGTCACGTGCTCATGTGGGGCGACGAGTGGCTCACGTACGACAGTGAATGGACGGGGCACCCGGAATATCAGCTCGAGCTGTTCTGGCTGAACGCGATCAAGTGGCTGACGCCCGCGAAGAACTGTCAGGTGACCATTCCGACGCCGACGTGA
- a CDS encoding ABC transporter substrate-binding protein → MPSTKTKPLTWIGLIASATLGVMLTGCRSEPARQDQPQGASTTAKGTTTTTAAAPTATAQAQATIKGEAPAVPNAAEAKKYSGTKLTFYGDPVALEFDKIAAARFKQDTGIEVTVLPRPKDATETYATYQRLFQAQSGDIDVLMLDVIWPGAFGASLSDLGPKLGEVAKSHIEGIVQNNTVDGKLVAMPWYTDFPILYYRTDLLQKYGFSKPPETWDELEQQAKKIQEGEKATNANFTGFVWQGKAYEGLSCNALEWVYSHGGGTLVSDKKVTVNNPQVAKALSRARGWIGGISPSGVTGYTEEEARNVFQSGNAAFMRNWPYAYALGNDEKSIIKGKFDVAPLPHEPGQKSGGTIGGWQLGVSKYSKNQDAAIEFIRYQTSPEYQKFRAIHGSLIPTIPAVQSDPDVVKALPFLARTKEVTLVARPSAATGARYNEASIAFFQGVSQVLQGQDPATVLPQVEQRMQRTLP, encoded by the coding sequence ATGCCCTCCACGAAGACCAAGCCTTTGACCTGGATCGGGCTCATCGCATCCGCGACGCTCGGCGTCATGCTGACCGGCTGCCGCAGCGAGCCTGCTCGCCAGGATCAGCCCCAGGGCGCCTCGACCACGGCAAAGGGCACGACGACGACGACCGCCGCCGCGCCAACCGCGACCGCCCAGGCCCAGGCGACAATCAAGGGCGAGGCCCCGGCCGTGCCCAATGCGGCGGAGGCGAAAAAATACTCCGGCACGAAACTCACGTTCTATGGCGATCCGGTGGCCCTGGAGTTCGACAAGATCGCCGCCGCGCGGTTCAAGCAGGACACGGGCATCGAGGTCACCGTCCTGCCCCGGCCGAAGGACGCGACCGAGACCTACGCGACGTACCAGCGCCTCTTTCAGGCGCAAAGCGGTGACATCGACGTCCTGATGCTGGACGTCATCTGGCCGGGCGCTTTCGGCGCGAGCCTCTCCGATCTCGGCCCGAAGCTCGGCGAGGTCGCGAAATCGCACATCGAGGGCATCGTCCAGAACAACACCGTCGACGGCAAGCTCGTGGCCATGCCTTGGTACACGGACTTTCCGATCCTGTATTACCGCACCGATCTCCTCCAGAAGTACGGCTTCTCGAAGCCGCCCGAGACCTGGGACGAGCTCGAGCAGCAGGCCAAGAAGATCCAGGAAGGCGAGAAGGCAACGAACGCGAATTTCACCGGATTCGTCTGGCAGGGCAAAGCCTACGAGGGGCTCTCCTGCAACGCGCTCGAGTGGGTGTACTCGCACGGCGGCGGCACGCTCGTGAGCGACAAGAAGGTCACCGTCAACAACCCGCAGGTCGCCAAGGCGCTCTCGCGCGCGCGCGGCTGGATCGGCGGCATTTCCCCGAGCGGCGTCACCGGCTACACCGAGGAGGAAGCGCGCAACGTCTTCCAGTCGGGCAACGCGGCGTTCATGCGCAACTGGCCCTACGCCTACGCGCTCGGCAATGACGAGAAATCGATCATCAAGGGCAAGTTCGACGTCGCGCCCTTGCCGCACGAGCCGGGGCAGAAGAGCGGCGGCACCATCGGTGGCTGGCAGCTCGGCGTCTCCAAGTATTCGAAGAACCAGGACGCCGCGATCGAGTTCATCCGCTACCAGACGAGCCCCGAGTATCAGAAATTCCGCGCGATTCACGGCTCGCTCATCCCGACGATCCCCGCCGTGCAATCGGATCCGGACGTCGTGAAGGCATTGCCATTCCTCGCGCGGACCAAGGAGGTCACGCTGGTGGCACGGCCCTCGGCCGCGACGGGCGCGCGTTACAACGAGGCCTCGATCGCGTTCTTCCAGGGCGTGAGCCAGGTGCTGCAGGGGCAGGATCCGGCGACGGTGTTGCCGCAGGTCGAGCAGCGCATGCAGCGCACGCTCCCGTGA
- a CDS encoding TetR/AcrR family transcriptional regulator, translating to MDRDSTPPPVRRSRRTEGTRVGGRAERVVAAVLSATHEELGRVGYGALRVEDVAARSGVAKTTIYRRWPTKAELVAASLRAANEEQEPPDTGSLRGDLLAVLMSAVRTCRTPTGRGVVRMLQTELADPEVEAIARALRDRNRRRHKALVERGIARGELPADVSTELILDLIFGGIHGRLIHRGEDVSEDYAAAMIDTVLAGARAGAARLPNEQQQP from the coding sequence ATGGATCGCGACAGCACCCCCCCGCCCGTTCGTCGAAGCCGCCGCACCGAGGGCACCCGCGTCGGGGGACGTGCGGAGCGCGTGGTTGCAGCCGTGCTCTCCGCGACGCACGAGGAGCTCGGGCGCGTCGGCTACGGCGCGCTACGCGTGGAGGACGTCGCCGCGCGCTCGGGGGTCGCCAAGACGACCATCTACAGGCGCTGGCCGACGAAGGCCGAGCTCGTCGCGGCGTCCCTGCGCGCGGCGAACGAGGAGCAGGAGCCGCCGGACACGGGCTCGCTGCGCGGGGATCTCCTGGCCGTGCTGATGTCGGCCGTGCGGACGTGCCGGACGCCCACGGGCCGGGGCGTCGTGCGGATGCTTCAGACCGAGCTGGCGGATCCGGAGGTCGAGGCCATCGCGAGGGCTCTGCGCGATCGAAACCGGCGGCGCCACAAGGCCTTGGTCGAGCGGGGCATCGCGCGCGGCGAGCTGCCCGCAGACGTGAGCACCGAGCTCATCCTCGACCTGATCTTCGGGGGCATCCACGGCCGCCTGATCCATCGCGGCGAGGACGTCAGCGAGGACTACGCCGCCGCGATGATCGACACCGTGCTTGCAGGCGCCCGCGCAGGGGCGGCGCGCCTGCCGAACGAGCAGCAACAGCCATAG
- a CDS encoding glycogen debranching protein, producing MRTRTRTYGAVGALALAMGSCTLIAQVEGPQPTEPTQSPDLAQPSLTTDFDLGVKRYVAAGDRAYVIGAEDGSFPPMGWHIRGEMGGVWAHPIKLLDGYWFSIDGAWLPPATRFTTGAGYARLEHTDIGGLTVTRTEFSPDGAPVVLVALDIRNAGGAARDIELKMAARSELMAAYPWGWTKPTAKEANGKDEGQYEASAGRVVFAEPETPWRALVQASVKPADAQVSDDLWGPIPAAEQADHLEHGNGTGAEITWKLRAEAGTVTTLWIAIAGSHTGIEEAEGAASSALADPMKALTEKVTARQELWARTQVELPDPMLQSAFDWAKLNMADLRRTVKEVQVRDVAEGQSFPAPVTTLPEITGIGAGFPDYPWLFGTDGAYTSFPLIASGQWDTVMAHLRAIRDLSRALNGETGKVVHEVMTDGSVYYGNVMASGNTNETAQFAIAVELLWRWSGDDAFRDEMLDFIDDGLRFITAQGVPPGGLDEDGDGWPEGHGMVERSGMGSEKLDVAVYTHEALRALARMAAAKGDDATTTWANDAANGIATTFEAAWWMEDLGRYADSLCNMGDAISKQDQTENGWTNVCETGVTQLQQYHWINATPMEMSLASEEHAGKALVSIEAASGACGLYHTGPGGGPKEDGELKCWTLPTSVMAVGEANYGRLRDNQAMFYIRSIAETLTLEMPGALPEIAASPGYDPFVDFRDRAMFEQAWSAYGVQWPVIRHILGVDPDVPAGKLAVVPDLPESWPSAAVKNLRVGEGTIAISASRNGLAYTTTVEAPAGLALTLGHMLPAGAEVLSVMLDGNAAEPTVTDTPRGRQVSVETTSGASHTIVVETH from the coding sequence ATGAGGACACGAACGAGGACCTACGGAGCCGTCGGAGCGCTCGCGCTCGCCATGGGCTCGTGCACGCTCATCGCGCAGGTCGAGGGGCCGCAGCCGACCGAGCCGACGCAATCGCCCGATCTGGCGCAGCCGAGCCTGACGACGGACTTCGATCTCGGCGTGAAGCGCTATGTCGCCGCCGGCGATCGCGCGTACGTCATTGGCGCCGAGGACGGCTCTTTCCCGCCGATGGGCTGGCACATCCGCGGCGAGATGGGGGGCGTCTGGGCGCACCCGATCAAGCTCCTCGACGGCTATTGGTTCTCGATCGACGGCGCCTGGCTCCCCCCCGCGACGCGCTTCACGACGGGCGCGGGGTATGCGCGCCTCGAGCACACCGACATTGGCGGGTTGACCGTCACCCGCACCGAATTCTCGCCCGACGGCGCGCCCGTGGTCCTGGTCGCGCTCGACATCCGCAATGCGGGCGGAGCGGCGCGCGACATCGAGCTGAAGATGGCGGCGCGCAGCGAGCTCATGGCCGCCTATCCCTGGGGCTGGACGAAGCCGACCGCCAAGGAGGCGAACGGCAAGGACGAGGGGCAATACGAGGCGAGCGCCGGGCGCGTCGTCTTCGCGGAGCCCGAAACGCCGTGGCGCGCGCTCGTCCAGGCGAGCGTGAAGCCCGCCGACGCCCAGGTGAGCGACGATCTCTGGGGCCCGATCCCCGCGGCGGAGCAGGCCGATCACCTCGAGCACGGCAACGGCACCGGCGCCGAGATCACGTGGAAGCTCCGGGCCGAGGCGGGCACGGTGACCACGCTGTGGATCGCGATCGCGGGCTCTCACACGGGGATCGAGGAGGCCGAGGGAGCGGCGTCCTCCGCGCTCGCGGATCCCATGAAGGCGCTCACCGAGAAGGTCACGGCGCGGCAGGAGCTATGGGCGCGGACGCAGGTCGAGCTGCCGGATCCGATGCTGCAGTCCGCGTTCGACTGGGCCAAGCTGAACATGGCCGACCTGCGCCGCACGGTGAAAGAGGTGCAGGTGCGGGACGTGGCCGAGGGGCAGAGCTTCCCCGCTCCGGTCACCACGCTCCCCGAGATCACGGGCATCGGCGCGGGATTCCCCGATTACCCCTGGCTCTTCGGCACCGACGGCGCCTACACCTCGTTCCCGCTGATCGCCTCCGGGCAGTGGGACACCGTGATGGCGCACCTGCGAGCCATCCGCGACCTGTCGCGCGCGCTGAACGGCGAGACGGGCAAGGTCGTGCACGAGGTGATGACCGACGGGTCGGTCTACTACGGCAACGTCATGGCCTCCGGCAACACGAACGAGACGGCGCAGTTCGCGATCGCGGTCGAGCTTCTGTGGCGCTGGTCGGGGGACGACGCGTTCCGCGACGAGATGCTCGACTTCATCGACGACGGGCTGCGGTTCATCACCGCGCAAGGCGTGCCGCCGGGCGGGCTCGACGAAGACGGCGACGGCTGGCCCGAGGGGCACGGGATGGTGGAGCGGAGCGGCATGGGCTCGGAGAAGCTCGACGTGGCCGTGTACACCCACGAGGCGCTGCGCGCCCTCGCGCGCATGGCCGCCGCCAAGGGCGACGACGCGACGACGACGTGGGCGAACGACGCGGCGAACGGGATCGCGACGACGTTCGAGGCTGCCTGGTGGATGGAGGATCTCGGCCGCTACGCCGACTCGCTCTGCAACATGGGCGACGCGATCTCGAAGCAAGACCAGACGGAGAACGGCTGGACCAACGTCTGCGAGACCGGCGTGACGCAGCTCCAGCAGTACCATTGGATCAACGCGACGCCGATGGAGATGTCGCTCGCGTCGGAGGAGCACGCGGGCAAGGCGCTGGTGAGCATCGAGGCGGCGAGCGGCGCGTGCGGCCTGTACCACACCGGCCCGGGCGGCGGCCCCAAAGAGGACGGGGAGCTGAAGTGCTGGACGCTCCCGACGTCGGTGATGGCGGTCGGCGAGGCGAATTATGGGCGCCTCCGCGACAACCAGGCGATGTTTTACATCCGCTCGATCGCGGAGACGCTCACGCTCGAGATGCCCGGCGCGCTGCCCGAGATCGCCGCGAGCCCGGGCTACGATCCGTTCGTCGACTTCCGCGATCGCGCGATGTTCGAGCAGGCGTGGTCCGCCTACGGCGTGCAGTGGCCGGTGATCCGCCACATCCTCGGGGTCGATCCCGACGTGCCCGCCGGCAAGCTCGCGGTCGTGCCGGATCTGCCCGAGTCGTGGCCGAGCGCGGCGGTGAAGAACCTCCGGGTCGGTGAGGGAACGATCGCAATCTCGGCCAGCCGGAACGGGCTCGCGTACACGACGACCGTGGAGGCTCCCGCCGGGCTCGCGCTGACGCTCGGCCACATGCTGCCGGCGGGCGCCGAGGTGCTGTCGGTGATGCTCGACGGCAATGCAGCCGAACCGACCGTCACCGACACGCCGCGCGGGCGCCAGGTCAGCGTGGAGACGACCTCGGGCGCGTCGCACACGATCGTCGTCGAGACGCACTGA